From the genome of Chroicocephalus ridibundus chromosome 1, bChrRid1.1, whole genome shotgun sequence, one region includes:
- the LOC134524424 gene encoding trypsin I-P1-like isoform X1: MKFILFLTFVGVAVAFPVNADDDDDKIVGGYTCAENSVPYQVSLNSGYHFCGGSLISSQWVVSAAHCYKSRIQVQLGKHNLELTESTQQLINSAKVIRHPRFSSITLDNDIMLIKLSVPAQLNRAVQTIPLPTSCVTTGTTCLISGWGNTLSNGNLFPDTLQCLKAPVLSAKECSDAYPRQITNNMMCVGFLEGGKDSCQGDSGGPVVCNGQLQGIVSWGIGCAQRGYPGVYTKVCNYVSWIQDTIAAN, from the exons ATGAAATTCATACTGTTTCTCACCTTTGTTGGGGTGGCTG TTGCCTTCCCCGTCAATGCTGACGATGATGATGACAAGATCGTGGGAGGCTACACCTGTGCAGAGAACTCTGTCCCCTACCAGGTGTCCCTGAATTCTGGGTATCACTTCTGTGGAGGTTCCCTCATCAGCAGCCAGTGGGTTGTGTCGGCTGCCCACTGCTACAAGTC gcgcATCCAAGTGCAGCTCGGGAAACATAACCTGGAACTCACAGAATCGACACAGCAGTTGATCAATTCAGCTAAAGTCATCCGCCACCCTCGCTTCAGCTCCATAACACTGGACAATGACATTATGCTCATCAAGCTTTCCGTACCAGCCCAGCTCAACCGAGCTGTCCAAACAATTCCTCTGCCTACCAGCTGTGTGACCACAGGCACCACGTGCCTCATCTCTGGCTGGGGCAACACACTCAGCAATGGCA ATTTGTTTCCAGACACCTTGCAGTGCCTGAAGGCTCCCGTACTCTCCGCAAAAGAGTGCAGCGATGCCTACCCTCGGCAAATTACCAACAATATGATGTGTGTAGGATtcctggagggagggaaagactCCTGCCAG GGGGATTCCGGCGGTCCAGTAGTCTGCAATGGGCAGCTCCAGGGCATTGTTTCCTGGGGTATTGGATGTGCGCAGAGAGGCTATCCCGGAGTTTACACTAAGGTTTGCAACTACGTCTCCTGGATCCAAGACACTATAGCTGCCAACTGA
- the LOC134524424 gene encoding trypsin-like isoform X2 — protein MDHQFISMFAFPVNADDDDDKIVGGYTCAENSVPYQVSLNSGYHFCGGSLISSQWVVSAAHCYKSRIQVQLGKHNLELTESTQQLINSAKVIRHPRFSSITLDNDIMLIKLSVPAQLNRAVQTIPLPTSCVTTGTTCLISGWGNTLSNGNLFPDTLQCLKAPVLSAKECSDAYPRQITNNMMCVGFLEGGKDSCQGDSGGPVVCNGQLQGIVSWGIGCAQRGYPGVYTKVCNYVSWIQDTIAAN, from the exons TTGCCTTCCCCGTCAATGCTGACGATGATGATGACAAGATCGTGGGAGGCTACACCTGTGCAGAGAACTCTGTCCCCTACCAGGTGTCCCTGAATTCTGGGTATCACTTCTGTGGAGGTTCCCTCATCAGCAGCCAGTGGGTTGTGTCGGCTGCCCACTGCTACAAGTC gcgcATCCAAGTGCAGCTCGGGAAACATAACCTGGAACTCACAGAATCGACACAGCAGTTGATCAATTCAGCTAAAGTCATCCGCCACCCTCGCTTCAGCTCCATAACACTGGACAATGACATTATGCTCATCAAGCTTTCCGTACCAGCCCAGCTCAACCGAGCTGTCCAAACAATTCCTCTGCCTACCAGCTGTGTGACCACAGGCACCACGTGCCTCATCTCTGGCTGGGGCAACACACTCAGCAATGGCA ATTTGTTTCCAGACACCTTGCAGTGCCTGAAGGCTCCCGTACTCTCCGCAAAAGAGTGCAGCGATGCCTACCCTCGGCAAATTACCAACAATATGATGTGTGTAGGATtcctggagggagggaaagactCCTGCCAG GGGGATTCCGGCGGTCCAGTAGTCTGCAATGGGCAGCTCCAGGGCATTGTTTCCTGGGGTATTGGATGTGCGCAGAGAGGCTATCCCGGAGTTTACACTAAGGTTTGCAACTACGTCTCCTGGATCCAAGACACTATAGCTGCCAACTGA